A genomic segment from Sander vitreus isolate 19-12246 chromosome 3, sanVit1, whole genome shotgun sequence encodes:
- the LOC144516001 gene encoding olfactory receptor 52Z1P-like, with protein sequence MLNSAFSTLSYLILGAFVDVGTLKYFYFMLTAMLYIVIIITNTSLIVVICMNRSLHEPMYLFLVSLFVNELYGSTGLFPFLLVQIISDIHNVSAPFCFLQIFCLYSYANVEFSNLAVMSYDRYLAICYPLQYHTRMTTNKAVILIIVIWLYCCVRFLITLSLNIRLTLCGNIINSLYCDNYLVAKLACSDVNMNNIYGLFSISLSILVPLVLILFSYMKILKVCFSGSKQTRQKAVSTCTPHLASLLNFSFGCCFEILQSRFDMTSVPSVLCIILSLYFVIIQPLLNPVMYGLEMSKIRNTCKHVLRYKMFVCRRDTK encoded by the coding sequence ATGTTAAATTCAGCTTTTTCAACTTTATCATATTTAATTCTTGGAGCTTTTGTGGATGTAGGAACTTtgaaatacttttatttcatgttaactgccatgttatatattgttattattattaccaacACATCTCTGATTGTGGTTATCTGTATGAACAGAAGCTTACATGAACCTATGTACCTTTTTCTGGTCAGCCTGTTTGTAAATGAACTGTATGGTAGTACAGGGTTGTTTCCATTCCTTCTGGTTCAGATCATCTCTGACATTCACAATGTTTCTGCTCCcttctgtttcctgcagattttctgtttgtattcATATGCAAATGTGGAATTTAGTAACTTAGCCGTCATGTCTTATGACAGATATCTTGCTATCTGTTATCCTCTACAATATCACACACGTATGACAACTAACAAGGCGGTTATCTTAATTATTGTGATATGGTTGTACTGTTGTGTGAGATTCTTAATTACTTTATCCTTAAACATCCGTTTGACTCTCTGTGGAAACATTATAAACAGTTTGTATTGTGATAACTACCTTGTTGCTAAATTGGCCTGTTCCGACGTCAACATGAATAACATTTATGGACTTTTTTCTATTTCCCTCTCCATTTTGGTCCCTTTGGTTTTAATCCTTTTCTCTTACATGAAGATccttaaagtgtgtttttctggTTCCAAACAGACGAGACAGAAAGCTGTCAGTACCTGCACACCTCACCTCGCTTCACTCCTAAACTTTTCTTTTGGCTGCTGCTTTGAAATACTTCAGAGTAGATTTGATATGACCAGtgtacccagtgtgctttgtatCATTCTGTCACTGTATTTTGTCATCATACAGCCACTTTTGAATCCTGTCATGTATGGATTGGAAATGTCAAAAATACGGaatacatgtaaacatgtcctCCGGTATAAGATGTTTGTCTGTCGCAGAGATACTAAGTAG